In Janthinobacterium sp. 67, a genomic segment contains:
- a CDS encoding TOTE conflict system archaeo-eukaryotic primase domain-containing protein, with the protein MHKLISELTRLYLFDEQQQYVDADGGAQLLTPAVLARHLSGEQTVAVQLVTGSGLTRALVLEFGGKGGGEAHWSALCTIANAVQHELDLPAPAVSISGTAFQLWLSLATPVPVTQARQFVQLLRSTFLPVSTDILAAAPPDYVEQAALPPALQPSGKWAAFIHPSMGAAFVDEPGLDMPPPPTAQLGFLEGLRSINPGQFAQALAKLQGHAGLANAVPAPVAAPLPTVVTQSPTQPGLLLQDASLEDIVRWLHARNIEPTFRHRLP; encoded by the coding sequence ATGCACAAACTGATTTCCGAACTCACCCGTTTGTATCTGTTCGATGAACAGCAGCAATACGTCGATGCGGACGGCGGCGCGCAGCTGCTGACGCCGGCCGTGCTGGCGCGCCATCTGTCGGGCGAACAGACGGTGGCGGTGCAACTGGTGACCGGGAGCGGCCTGACGCGCGCGCTGGTACTGGAGTTCGGTGGCAAGGGCGGCGGCGAAGCGCACTGGAGCGCGCTGTGCACGATCGCCAATGCCGTACAGCACGAGCTGGACTTGCCGGCGCCCGCCGTCAGCATTTCGGGCACGGCGTTCCAGTTGTGGCTGTCCCTGGCCACGCCCGTGCCCGTCACCCAGGCGCGCCAGTTCGTGCAACTGCTGCGCTCCACCTTTTTACCCGTTTCGACGGACATCCTCGCCGCCGCGCCGCCAGACTACGTGGAACAGGCGGCGCTGCCGCCCGCGTTGCAGCCGTCGGGCAAATGGGCCGCCTTCATCCACCCCAGCATGGGCGCCGCTTTCGTCGACGAGCCTGGCCTGGACATGCCGCCGCCGCCGACGGCACAGCTGGGCTTCCTGGAAGGCTTGCGCAGCATCAATCCGGGACAATTCGCGCAGGCGCTGGCCAAGTTGCAGGGACATGCGGGGCTGGCAAATGCCGTGCCGGCTCCCGTCGCCGCTCCATTGCCAACGGTGGTGACCCAGTCACCGACGCAGCCGGGCTTGCTGCTGCAGGACGCCAGCCTGGAAGACATCGTGCGCTGGCTGCATGCGCGTAATATCGAGCCGACGTTCCGGCACCGGTTGCCGTAG
- a CDS encoding FAD-dependent monooxygenase, translating into MKPASIHTPVLIIGGSLVGLSASLFLAWRGVPHILVEKHHGSAAHPRATGFTEHTLEFFRAAGIAERIPQVPPGATVRRARVESLAGQHYEELPWTPGQPEERDGKASPMAGAAIAQDLLEPILREAARARGADLRTGVELLSVQQDAQRVTAQLRQRDTGACYAVTADYLIAADGAASPIREQLGIARQGAGPLRVLRSVLFRCAEADAFLERGIRQFDIDQPGFKGFLGTYSDGRWFLMFEEQSESTDAQLRALVRQALGKDMAFELITTGRWELAGLIADRFSEGRIFLAGDSAHQLPPTRGGYGANTGIDDVYNLAWKLQRVVRQQSRPALLDTYTDERRPIAWLRHQQTFARPDYAKWVGDGYQDAPLYGNLAMELGQLTRSSAILGADAVLPPAAHPRDWNGQPGTRARHVWVRHRGNSVSSIDLLTEDFVLLTADPRWSAAAAHLSLKTLLAGADVIFPADQAFGDTFGTGDDGAVIVRPDGIIAWRSAPAAVPDAMLLRAVMEKIALPHG; encoded by the coding sequence ATGAAACCAGCTTCAATCCACACCCCTGTACTCATCATCGGCGGCAGTCTCGTCGGGCTTTCAGCCTCGCTCTTCCTTGCATGGCGGGGCGTGCCGCATATCCTCGTTGAAAAACACCACGGCAGCGCCGCCCATCCCCGCGCCACGGGCTTTACGGAACACACGCTGGAATTTTTCCGCGCCGCCGGCATCGCCGAGCGCATTCCCCAGGTACCGCCCGGCGCCACCGTGCGCCGCGCCCGCGTGGAAAGCCTGGCGGGCCAGCACTACGAGGAATTGCCATGGACGCCAGGCCAGCCGGAAGAGCGCGACGGCAAGGCCTCGCCCATGGCCGGCGCCGCCATCGCGCAGGATTTGCTGGAACCGATACTGCGCGAGGCCGCCCGCGCACGGGGCGCGGACCTGCGCACAGGCGTGGAACTGCTGTCCGTGCAGCAGGATGCGCAGCGCGTCACGGCCCAGCTGCGCCAGCGCGACACGGGCGCATGCTATGCCGTCACGGCCGATTACCTGATCGCCGCCGATGGCGCGGCCAGCCCCATCCGCGAACAGCTGGGCATCGCGCGCCAGGGCGCCGGTCCCCTGCGCGTGCTGCGCAGCGTGCTGTTCCGCTGCGCGGAGGCGGACGCCTTTCTGGAACGGGGCATCCGCCAGTTCGACATTGACCAGCCAGGCTTCAAGGGTTTCCTGGGCACGTATTCCGATGGACGCTGGTTCCTCATGTTTGAAGAACAAAGCGAGAGCACCGACGCGCAATTGCGGGCGCTGGTCCGCCAGGCCCTGGGCAAGGACATGGCGTTCGAGCTGATCACGACGGGGCGCTGGGAGCTGGCCGGCCTGATCGCGGACAGGTTCAGCGAGGGGCGCATTTTCCTGGCCGGCGATTCTGCCCATCAATTGCCGCCCACGCGCGGCGGCTACGGCGCCAACACGGGCATCGACGACGTCTACAACCTGGCATGGAAGCTGCAAAGGGTGGTGCGGCAACAATCGCGCCCTGCCCTGCTCGACACCTATACGGATGAGCGCCGGCCCATCGCCTGGCTGCGGCACCAGCAAACCTTCGCCCGGCCGGACTACGCGAAATGGGTCGGCGACGGCTACCAGGACGCGCCACTGTATGGCAACCTTGCGATGGAACTGGGCCAGCTGACACGCTCCAGCGCCATCCTCGGCGCGGACGCGGTACTGCCGCCGGCCGCCCACCCGCGCGACTGGAACGGCCAGCCAGGCACGCGCGCGCGCCACGTATGGGTACGGCATCGCGGCAACAGCGTCTCCAGCATCGACCTGTTGACCGAGGATTTCGTGCTGCTGACAGCCGATCCCCGCTGGTCCGCCGCCGCCGCGCACCTGTCGTTGAAGACCTTGCTGGCCGGCGCCGACGTGATTTTCCCCGCCGACCAGGCGTTCGGCGACACTTTCGGCACAGGCGATGACGGCGCCGTGATCGTCCGGCCGGACGGCATCATCGCCTGGCGCTCGGCCCCGGCGGCAGTACCGGACGCCATGCTGCTGCGCGCCGTGATGGAAAAAATCGCCTTGCCGCACGGCTGA
- the gstA gene encoding glutathione transferase GstA, protein MKLFYSPGACSLAPHIILRETGTPFTLVKVDLGQHRTPEGGSYYELNPKGQVPLLALDDGTTLSEGPVIAQYIAELAGRQDLLPPVGSLARYKVLEWQNYITSELHKSFSPLFDSRIDAATKAIFIEQLGKKYAWIDSRLEGRAYLTGDTMTVADPYLFAVTGWAPQLGVDLSQLANVQAFLGRMTERDSVKAALEAEGLAQAA, encoded by the coding sequence ATGAAACTCTTTTACTCGCCGGGCGCCTGCTCGCTGGCGCCGCACATCATCCTGCGCGAAACGGGCACGCCGTTCACCCTCGTCAAGGTCGACCTGGGCCAGCACCGGACGCCGGAAGGCGGCAGTTACTATGAACTCAACCCCAAAGGCCAGGTCCCGCTGCTGGCGCTCGACGATGGCACGACCTTGAGCGAAGGCCCGGTCATCGCCCAGTACATCGCGGAACTGGCGGGCAGGCAGGATTTATTGCCGCCCGTGGGCAGCCTGGCCCGCTACAAGGTGCTGGAATGGCAGAATTACATCACGTCCGAGCTGCACAAGTCGTTCAGTCCCCTGTTCGATTCCCGCATCGACGCCGCCACCAAGGCCATCTTCATCGAGCAACTGGGCAAGAAATATGCGTGGATCGACAGCCGCCTGGAAGGCCGGGCCTACCTGACCGGCGACACGATGACCGTGGCCGATCCCTACCTGTTCGCCGTGACTGGCTGGGCGCCGCAGCTGGGCGTGGACCTGTCGCAGCTGGCCAATGTGCAGGCATTCCTGGGCCGCATGACCGAGCGCGACAGCGTCAAGGCGGCGCTGGAAGCGGAAGGACTTGCCCAGGCCGCCTGA
- a CDS encoding SIR2 family NAD-dependent protein deacylase yields MKPEVQPNKIVVLSGSGISAESGLPTFRDSNGLWKTYSWEEVASPDGWNCRPEAVLEFYNERRLKASQASPNVGHQAIASLEAAYDVVVITQNVDELHERAGSRRVIHLHGELVYARGTSEARNRYRIDAAPILMGQVCEDGTQLRPDIVWFGETVQFLEEARYHIATASRVLVVGTSLSVFPAASLVKAARGRAMKVLVSLAIEKLPYGFTFLRGKASEILPTLAEKWLNEARKNTVW; encoded by the coding sequence ATGAAGCCAGAAGTTCAGCCCAACAAGATCGTTGTTCTCTCAGGTTCGGGCATCAGCGCGGAAAGCGGTTTGCCAACCTTCCGCGATTCAAATGGCCTTTGGAAAACGTATTCGTGGGAAGAGGTAGCTAGTCCTGATGGCTGGAATTGTCGCCCTGAAGCTGTCTTGGAGTTTTATAACGAACGTAGACTTAAAGCATCGCAAGCATCTCCGAATGTGGGCCATCAAGCAATCGCTTCTCTTGAGGCGGCCTACGATGTGGTCGTAATTACCCAGAATGTGGACGAGTTGCATGAGCGCGCAGGGTCACGAAGAGTGATTCATCTGCATGGAGAACTTGTTTATGCACGTGGAACTTCGGAAGCACGCAACCGCTACCGAATTGACGCTGCACCCATTTTAATGGGGCAGGTTTGTGAAGATGGAACACAACTTCGGCCAGACATTGTTTGGTTCGGTGAAACTGTACAGTTTCTCGAAGAGGCACGCTACCATATCGCCACCGCGTCCCGAGTCCTTGTGGTCGGCACATCGTTATCTGTTTTCCCAGCTGCTTCTTTAGTCAAGGCTGCACGCGGCAGGGCCATGAAAGTGCTGGTTTCTCTCGCTATTGAAAAGCTACCGTATGGTTTCACATTCTTGCGAGGCAAGGCCTCTGAGATTCTTCCTACTTTGGCAGAAAAGTGGCTCAATGAGGCGCGTAAAAATACTGTGTGGTAA
- a CDS encoding acyl-CoA dehydrogenase has product MPHAAIATLATLTERDARRIARHAQAADAARFLHPVQQALLHRRGWLTMLAPRGAGGAELPLPQVVRLEEAVAAVDGSMGWVLTLCAGAGWFAGFLAPDMARAIIGTPRVCLGGSGAATGYADEEGDGYRITGSWDYASGAPMATHFTLNALLRRDGQPLLDADGKPRIRAFLVPAALVQLVPSWNSIGMRASASHSYRIDGQWLGKEHGFTISADTATADGPLYRYPFYSLAYVTLAANVAGMAAHFMQLAEECMRHRRHARAGLPLLDVPEVAAMLQGKKDACTAARARFYAVLDDSWAQVAGGAALDADGMQAVQTSSLDLVAACRTAVDGLYPYCGLYAAREDSTINRVWRDFHTASQHSLLLP; this is encoded by the coding sequence ATGCCGCACGCTGCCATTGCTACCCTTGCTACCCTTACCGAACGCGACGCGCGCCGCATCGCCCGCCACGCCCAGGCGGCCGATGCGGCCCGCTTTTTGCATCCGGTGCAGCAAGCCTTGCTGCACCGGCGCGGCTGGCTGACGATGCTGGCGCCGCGCGGCGCGGGTGGCGCCGAGCTGCCCCTGCCGCAAGTGGTGCGTCTGGAAGAAGCGGTGGCCGCCGTCGATGGCAGCATGGGCTGGGTGCTGACCCTGTGCGCGGGCGCGGGCTGGTTCGCGGGCTTTCTGGCGCCGGACATGGCGCGGGCCATCATCGGCACGCCCCGCGTCTGCCTGGGCGGCAGCGGCGCGGCGACTGGTTACGCGGACGAAGAAGGCGACGGCTACCGCATCACGGGCAGCTGGGACTACGCCAGCGGCGCGCCGATGGCCACGCACTTTACCCTGAACGCCCTGCTGCGGCGCGATGGCCAGCCCCTGCTCGATGCGGACGGCAAGCCGCGCATCCGCGCCTTTCTCGTCCCCGCCGCGCTGGTGCAGCTGGTACCCTCGTGGAACAGCATCGGCATGCGCGCCAGCGCCTCGCACAGTTACCGCATCGATGGCCAGTGGCTCGGCAAAGAACATGGCTTCACGATCAGCGCCGACACCGCGACGGCCGATGGCCCCCTGTACCGCTACCCGTTCTACTCGCTCGCCTACGTGACCCTGGCCGCCAACGTGGCCGGCATGGCCGCGCATTTCATGCAATTGGCCGAGGAGTGCATGCGCCACCGCCGCCACGCGCGCGCCGGCTTGCCGTTGCTGGACGTGCCGGAAGTAGCCGCCATGCTGCAAGGGAAAAAAGATGCCTGCACGGCCGCCCGCGCCCGCTTCTATGCCGTGCTGGACGACAGCTGGGCCCAGGTAGCGGGCGGCGCGGCGCTCGACGCGGACGGCATGCAGGCCGTACAGACGAGTTCACTGGACCTGGTCGCCGCCTGCCGCACGGCAGTCGATGGCCTGTACCCGTACTGCGGCCTGTACGCGGCCCGCGAAGACAGCACCATCAACCGCGTCTGGCGCGACTTTCATACGGCCAGCCAGCATTCATTGCTGCTGCCCTGA